The Acholeplasma laidlawii PG-8A DNA window AATTAAAAGAAACTCAACATCAAAGTGTTCTTTTATCATTTCAGCTAACTTATTTGCATCTTCAAGTGCATTTGCATGAGAGATGAATACTGTTTGTTTACCTGGTTTAGCAGTTTTTTGCATTTCCTCAAATAAGCCTTTAACTGCACGTTTACGTCCAATGGCTTTATGACGTGAGATGAGTTTCCCTTCATCTGAAACGTGTAGGATAGGTTTAATGTTTGCAACCGTTGCAATAAAACCTGCAACTTTTGAAACACGCCCACCTCGTACTAAATGAGATATATCATCTACTGTAAACCAATGAGCAACCGTAGGTGCTAACTTACTTGCGAATTCATAAGTTTCTTCAATGGTTAGTTTTTTATCCATCGACTCTTTTGCAGTTAAATAGACAATTAATCCTTCACCTAGTGAAGCTGCTTTAGTATCAAGTAGCATAATTTTTCTATCTTTAAATGTTTCTCTTAGTTCTTCTGCAGCAATTCTTGCGCTATTAAATGTACCTGATAATGCGGATGAGAATGCTAGAATTAAAACATCTTGTCCCGACTTTAAGATGGGTGTTAATTTTTCAACATACTCTTCAGGGTTTACCTGGGAAGTTGTTGGTTTTGCTCCATTTTTAAGTTTTTCAAAAAACTCTGTAGGGTCAAGTTCTCTATTATCTAAGTAGTTCATGTACTCTTTACCATCTAAATTAAATTTTAGCGGCATTACATGTAATTTTAGTTCTTGTGCGATATGTTCAGGTAAATCTGTTGTAGAGTCTGTTAAAATTATAAATTTTGACATTTTTATACCTCTAATACTTTCATTTTAAAATCTTTCGGAACTTTTTTTAAGGCTTCCATCAAATTGGGTTTTCTACAATCTAGATTATGACAATCACTAGCGACGATATCAACTAAACCCTTTTTGAAGTATTTTTGAGCTTGTTTTTTAAATTGTTTTCCATCTAAACCTAATATTGCTCCACTATTAACTTGAGTGATTGCCCCTAGTGATCTTATACGTTCTACATCAAACATATCTAGATATAAGTAGCGCTCAATGTGCGCTATAATTGGCGTAAATCCTTTTGCCACTAAGTTGTAAACAATATCGTGAATTGGTTCTTTATTTTGAACAGAAAATTCTATTAATAGATATTTTTCTTTGAAACCTTGAAAAACAAAGTTATGATACTCTTTTGATTTTTCTTGATTAAATTTAACTTCATATCCTAAGTAAAGCGTCATTTCTGGTAAATCTACTTCAACACGTTTTTTCAAATCAGCAAATAGTTTAACATATTCTTTTGACGAAACTTTTTGGCTACTATTATGTACATGTGGTGTAATAATAACCTTATTAACACCACTTTGTAGTTGATGTTTTAATACTGCAAGTGCTTCTTCATATGTTTGTACACCATCATCTACACCAGGTAAAATGTGTGTATGTATGTCCATCATATGCTTATGATTTTTCCTTATCAAGATCATCTTGTAGTGATGAATTATATC harbors:
- a CDS encoding tyrosine-protein phosphatase, which encodes MMDIHTHILPGVDDGVQTYEEALAVLKHQLQSGVNKVIITPHVHNSSQKVSSKEYVKLFADLKKRVEVDLPEMTLYLGYEVKFNQEKSKEYHNFVFQGFKEKYLLIEFSVQNKEPIHDIVYNLVAKGFTPIIAHIERYLYLDMFDVERIRSLGAITQVNSGAILGLDGKQFKKQAQKYFKKGLVDIVASDCHNLDCRKPNLMEALKKVPKDFKMKVLEV
- a CDS encoding DegV family protein, which codes for MSKFIILTDSTTDLPEHIAQELKLHVMPLKFNLDGKEYMNYLDNRELDPTEFFEKLKNGAKPTTSQVNPEEYVEKLTPILKSGQDVLILAFSSALSGTFNSARIAAEELRETFKDRKIMLLDTKAASLGEGLIVYLTAKESMDKKLTIEETYEFASKLAPTVAHWFTVDDISHLVRGGRVSKVAGFIATVANIKPILHVSDEGKLISRHKAIGRKRAVKGLFEEMQKTAKPGKQTVFISHANALEDANKLAEMIKEHFDVEFLLINTLGPVIGAHAGHGTLALFFIGQNR